GGATACCGAGGACATTCAAACGATTTGCTGGTCTTATgggtataaaataaatctatttttcttaaaaaaattccTGTGTTTATAAAGGAATATGTATTGTaaagtatgtgtatatatatatattatttttgttacagtacaattattacataaattcaATGTAAGAGCATCAGACGGGCCGATGAAGTTATTAAAAGTCATTAAGAATCCATGCACGGATCATCTTCCAGTTGGCTGTAAAAAACTGTTAATGTCTTTCAGttcaaatacaataaaaaatccAAGAGAATTAGTACCAACCGAAGAACCAATCGTTATAGTGGTAGGAGCAATGGCACATGGacaagtaaatattatattattcttaaagacatctttttttaattgtattatttacttattactataatgaaaaatttctttattcatttattaggTAAAAACAGATTATACGGAAGATACTATATCTATCAGTAACTACCCTCTTTCAGGCGCTGTAACTTGCAGTAAATTGTGTACTGCTTTTGAAGAAGTTTGGGgtataatttaagaaataattttgtatatataatctaaatatatgatatataatagaattaccCATATAATTTTGGTAAATATGTGtac
This Vespa velutina chromosome 10, iVesVel2.1, whole genome shotgun sequence DNA region includes the following protein-coding sequences:
- the LOC124952187 gene encoding ribosomal RNA small subunit methyltransferase NEP1, which translates into the protein MGQKRKKRNEKDDFEYDPAPKHLQVAHIKNQEKRLIIILENAQLESVKIGNSFELLNCDDHSNILRKNNREPGSCRPDITHQCLLMLMDSPLNRAGLLQVYIHTEKNVLIEVNPQTRIPRTFKRFAGLMVQLLHKFNVRASDGPMKLLKVIKNPCTDHLPVGCKKLLMSFSSNTIKNPRELVPTEEPIVIVVGAMAHGQVKTDYTEDTISISNYPLSGAVTCSKLCTAFEEVWGII